One window from the genome of Glycine soja cultivar W05 chromosome 12, ASM419377v2, whole genome shotgun sequence encodes:
- the LOC114380574 gene encoding serine/threonine-protein phosphatase 4 regulatory subunit 2-like: METESHEDLQHPSVSSNDTHSDDASNHRDAEQKQDVSREEVVQILQVIASTGRFWHDWDKLKSMLSFQLKQVLSEYPEARMTSEQQYASFGESYIELVNKLDEELTCFIEGPPFTLQRLCEILLDAKGLYPNLSKLALALEKNLLVTSTLTICTDPYPQATAKELDDQEKPSEKQQQQQQSDSAENGVELLVSDKDEVMTEADVGDDMTIGMEAFEGVKSSETNSELNANSA, from the exons ATGGAGACGGAATCACATGAAGATTTACAGCACCCGTCGGTTTCTTCGAATGACACGCACAGTGATGATGCGTCGAACCACAG AGACGCTGAGCAAAAGCAAGATGTTTCGAGGGAAGAAGTTGTGCAGATTCTACAAGTTATTGCATCTACGGGGAGGTTCTG GCATGACTGGGATAAGTTGAAGAGTATGCTATCATTTCAGCTGAAGCAG GTACTGTCAGAATATCCTGAGGCAAGAATGACAAGTGAGCAGCAGTACGCGTCATTTGGTGAATCCTACATTGAGTTGGTCAACAAATTGGATGAAG AACTCACTTGTTTCATTGAAGGCCCCCCATTTACGTTGCAAAGGCTTTGTGAG ATCCTATTGGATGCAAAAGGCCTTTATCCAAATCTTTCAAAGCTTGCTTTAGCTCTTGAAAAG AACTTGTTAGTTACATCTACATTGACAATCTGCACTGATCCATACCCACAAGCTACAGCCAAAGAGCTAGATGACCAAGAGAAGCCAAGTGAAAAGCAGCAGCAACAGCAACAATCCGATAGTGCAGAAAATGGCGTTGAGCTTCTGGTGTCTGACAAAGACGAAGTAATGACCGAGGCTGATGTAGGTGATGATATGACCATTGGCATGGAAGCTTTTGAAGGCGTTAAATCATCAGAAACAAATTCCGAGCTGAATGCTAATAGTGCATAA
- the LOC114378059 gene encoding dentin sialophosphoprotein — MLFTHSRRIHPSIPKTSCFVSFVLFLSTMDFHTLSRKQLQTLCKKNKIPANIANVAMADALAALNKVEGLDDFLNPIEGDAGTPSVNHRTAVRTSTQRKTVREEAEGSKVEASTRRVRVAEEVVELENKDANVPPVTPAASRRRATAVSTRRKKEVEMAEEDGDKNGVQGNPKTPAPVAPVSRRRVTGRSVCTTKIETPGAGGTSAYNTRRSVRLLEKDLSKMSLIDTEDIGPAKIDDDVSQESSNVSHQVEYLYDTGKGDSLQMESTVVSEDIQELEVCSLEQHTEYECQSRDLDSDVKLVPVTEIDMVVESHGPNEAGSKKVNCLELEAEPNASDEAGSESLPVLEESSDSSEPETVNKECFSLVASEDAFPDVTDQDIAAVTVVAPDDVSVDATHQQVAAIPMQSECIMDDQVSNEGDHKEDKNNETREEDEPNDSNLNLEGSFGTCDKSDDAGFEVLTVLEESAVVMQDILPSDASQDAPMEIAPQHTATLTVVVADDAFDQDVAGSLPMSPVNDTPENIKEFVECNTDDDQGISKGDDNQDMNDETEDLNLADGNMDDEDCQHPLNVDESDSMTGSEEDSIQEQKSTDIPVQSDQLKGDVHESKMMKENVTSDDLSTKSIGELKRMLMQLTLNNKSKSKTNDVKDVENKRTALQVLPQNQMKASEAQILMAE; from the exons ATGCTCTTCACTCACTCTCGCCGCATTCATCCTTCAATACCCAAAACATCTTGTTTTGTGTCTTTCgttctttttctctcaacaatggATTTCCACACCCTCTCAAGGAAGCAACTCCAGACCCTCTGCAAGAAGAACAAGATCCCCGCCAACATCGCCAACGTTGCCATGGCTGACGCTCTCGCTGCTCTCAACAAA GTTGAAGGATTGGATGATTTTTTGAATCCAATCGAGGGGGATGCTGGAACCCCAAGTGTTAATCATCGTACGGCTGTTAGAACCTCAACTCAAAGGAAAACAGTCAGAGAAGAAGCAGAAGGTTCGAAGGTGGAGGCCTCGACCCGGCGGGTTAGAGTTGCAGAAGAAGTGGTTGAGCTAGAGAACAAGGATGCCAATGTCCCACCAGTCACTCCCGCTGCAAGTAGGAGAAGGGCTACAGCAGTTTCTACTCGCAGAAAGAAAGAAGTTGagatggcagaagaagatggTGACAAGAATGGTGTTCAAGGAAATCCTAAAACACCTGCTCCAGTAGCTCCCGTGAGTAGGAGAAGAGTCACTGGCCGTTCAGTTTGCACCACCAAGATTGAGACCCCCGGTGCCGGTGGTACTTCTGCGTATAACACGAGGAGATCAGTTAGATTGTTGGAGAAGGACTTATCTAAGATGAGCTTGATTGATACTGAAGACATTGGACCTGCCAAGATTGATGATGATGTTTCTCAAGAATCGAGTAATGTCTCTCACCAAGTAGAATACTTGTATGATACTGGAAAGG GGGATAGTTTGCAGATGGAATCAACTGTGGTTTCGGAGGATATTCAGGAGTTGGAAGTTTGCTCTCTTGAGCAACACACTGAATATGAATGCCAATCACGTGATTTAGATTCAGATGTGAAATTAGTTCCTGTGACAGAAATTGATATGGTGGTTGAGTCACATGGTCCAAATGAAGCTGGATCGAAGAAAGTCAATTGTTTGGAGTTGGAGGCTGAACCAAATGCTTCGGATGAAGCag GATCTGAGTCCTTACCTGTACTTGAGGAATCTTCTGATTCTTCTGAACCAGAAACTGTAAATAAGGAATGCTTTTCTCTGGTGGCATCCGAAGATGCTTTTCCAGATGTTACTGACCAAGATATCGCCGCTGTGACTGTTGTGGCACCTGATGACGTTTCCGTGGATGCTACTCATCAACAGGTTGCTGCCATTCCTATGCAATCTGAGTGCATTATGGATGATCAAGTCAGCAATGAGGGTGATCATAAAGAAGATAAGAACAATGAGACAAGAGAAGAGGATGAACCCAATGATTCAAATTTGAATCTGGAAGGAAGTTTTGGCACATGTGATAAATCTGATGATGCAG GATTTGAAGTGTTAACAGTACTTGAAGAAAGCGCTGTGGTCATGCAAGACATTTTGCCTTCTGATGCATCTCAAGATGCTCCTATGGAGATTGCCCCCCAACATACTGCAACTTTGACTGTTGTGGTGGCTGATGATGCTTTTGATCAAGATGTTGCTGGCTCGCTTCCTATGTCACCTGTCAATGATACTCCAGAGAACATAAAGGAATTTGTTGAGTGCAACACTGATGATGATCAAGGCATCAGTAAGGGTGACGATAACCAAGATATGAACGATGAAACTGAAGATTTGAATCTGGCTGATGGCAACATGGATGATGAAGACTGCCAGCATCCTCTTAATGTTGATGAAAGTGACTCGATGACAGGTTCTGAAGAAGATTCTATCCAGGAGCAGAAGAGTACTGATATTCCGGTTCAATCTGATCAGTTGAAGGGAGATGTGCACGAAAGTAAAATGATGAAGGAAAACGTGACCTCTGATGATCTAAGTACTAAGAGTATCGGGGAGCTGAAGAGGATGCTGATGCAGTTGACGCTAAATAACAAATCAAAATCCAAGACTAATGATGTCAAG GATGTAGAGAATAAAAGGACTGCACTGCAGGTACTGCCACAGAATCAGATGAAAGCCAGTGAAGCTCAGATTTTGATGGCTGAATGA
- the LOC114380152 gene encoding uncharacterized protein At1g51745-like, with protein MMDCGVGSIVWVRRRNGSWWPGQILGPDDLSASHLTSPRSGTPVKLLGREDASVDWYNLEKSKRVKAFRCGEFDDCIEKAETAQGGPLKKREKYARREDAILHALELEKQISKKPGKSSASSLNAVKKVAVAVASPPETLGNDNENHANLNVYCENETGGGSFPSEVAKDGNQLHVEVDYSETTPRMRDLQDFGLRIAPAKKNLSSSVDPYFSQKRIVDDGARALASGGGIRTGSALLMNGAGQIADSRAKRSRYVHFPTESSDSLEYRETLPCVEMSPSQLRREFPYHDSLVREAEYTFMDDAESDSSETASTDSDSDSSETEPDMDEEMTIFSETGHDAEEHESTSSEELDELPISNDMSHLYPRDLITCNDAVSKWQLKGKRNNRNLVKRSVGASEGKCILDGAGADVEGRNGHLRHNRKGPSLHRYKFDFGDTFDDDGQIFGLEDEYSLTSRSISKSGSKIHRGVAWNDLAWGDHLASKGYWDVKAYSPMHGDRYDFGGRVRSMLVDVDLKVQASYRKEHVPFISLMSKLDGRAIVGHPIQVEALKDGSSDILFPATDDFSNDGTAIEGTSVLPPAWRTARRTANFRVRRPHVPSSNGVEVAAELPSSDQEQNFEFRSLNSGSSSHQASLQKKSGLKSHRSSADRKSLKKVPKKLGLSSSQKTRTLSSLSTEHNLSRKPLHDSSSYQTDRLTKPEISRPTTVACIPVQLVFSRLLEKINRPPLKTASNAALLYTGV; from the exons ATGATGGATTGCGGTGTTGGATCCATCGTGTGGGTGCGTCGGAGAAACGGGTCGTGGTGGCCGGGTCAAATCCTCGGCCCCGACGACCTCTCCGCCTCTCACCTCACCTCGCCCCGATCCGGAACCCCCGTCAAGCTCCTCGGCAGAGAAGACGCCAGCGT GGATTGGTACAATTTGGAGAAATCCAAGCGTGTGAAGGCATTCCGGTGTGGCGAGTTTGATGATTGTATTGAAAAGGCTGAAACCGCTCAGGGAGGGCCGTTGAAGAAACGAGAGAAGTATGCGCGCCGAGAAGACGCCATTCTCCATGCTCTTGAGCTTGAGAAACAGATTTCGAAGAAGCCAGGGAAATCAAGTGCTAGTTCATTGAATGCTGTTAAAAAGGTTGCGGTTGCGGTTGCATCGCCGCCCGAAACACTGGGAAATGATAATGAAAACCATGCAAATTTGAATGTGTATTGTGAAAATGAGACTGGTGGAGGTTCCTTTCCTTCCGAGGTTGCCAAGGATGGCAATCAACTGCATGTGGAAGTAGATTATTCTGAAACGACTCCTCGGATGAGAGACTTGCAGGATTTTGGGCTCAGAATCGCCCCTGCGAAAAAGAATCTTTCATCTTCTGTTGATCCATACTTTTCTCAGAAGCGGATTGTTGATGATGGTGCTCGGGCTCTTGCAAGTGGTGGTGGTATTCGTACGGGGAGTGCACTTCTCATGAATG GAGCTGGGCAAATAGCAGATTCCCGAGCAAAGAGGAGTAGATATGTGCACTTTCCGACTGAGTCTAGTGATTCTCTTGAATACAGAGAGACTCTACCCTGTGTTGAGATGTCACCTTCCCAACTCAGAAGGGAGTTTCCTTATCATGATTCTTTGGTTCGAGAGGCTGAATATACTTTTATGGATGATGCTGAATCTGATTCTTCAGAAACAGCCTCTAcagattctgattctgattcttCCGAGACAGAACCAGACATGGATGAAGAGATGACTATATTTTCAG AAACTGGTCATGATGCTGAAGAACACGAAAGTACTAGCAGTGAGGAGCTTGATGAATTGCCAATTTCCAATGACATGTCTCACCTTTATCCTCGTGACTTAATAACATGTAATGATGCTGTATCTAAATGGCAACTTAAAGGGAAAAGGAATAATCGGAATCTTGTAAAGAGGTCCGTTGGTGCTTCTGAAGGAAAATGTATTTTGGATGGAGCAGGAGCAGATGTTGAAGGAAGGAATGGTCATTTAAGGCACAATAGAAAGGGTCCAAGTTTGCACCGCtacaaatttgattttggtgATACTTTTGATGACGATGGTCAGATTTTTGGACTGGAAGATGAATACTCTCTAACTTCTAGATCTATATCAAAAAGTGGAAGTAAAATTCATCGTGGTGTAGCTTGGAATGATTTGGCCTGGGGTGACCATCTTGCTTCAAAAGGATATTGGGATGTTAAAGCATATTCTCCAATGCATGGTGATCGTTATGATTTTGGTGGGAGGGTGAGGTCGATGCTGGTTGATGTAGATTTGAAGGTTCAAGCAAGCTATAGGAAAGAGCATGTACCTTTCATTTCTCTGATGAGTAAATTAGATGGGAGGGCAATAGTAGGGCACCCAATTCAGGTTGAGGCTCTCAAGGATGGTTCATCTGATATTCTATTTCCTGCAACTGATGACTTCAGTAATGATGGGACTGCTATTGAGGGAACTAGCGTGCTTCCACCAGCATGGAGGACTGCAAGGAGAACTGCAAATTTTCGTGTGCGACGCCCCCATGTTCCATCTTCAAATGGTGTTGAAGTTGCTGCAGAGCTTCCCTCTTCAGATCAAGAACAAAACTTCGAATTTAGAAGTTTAAACTCTGGAAGTTCCAGTCACCAGGCTAGCCTTCAAAAGAAGAGTGGCCTTAAAAGTCATCGGTCTTCAGCTGACAGAAAGTCCTTAAAAAAGGTGCCAAAGAAATTGGGCTTGTCATCTAGCCAAAAAACTCGAACTCTGTCCTCATTATCTACTGAACATAATCTTAGTAGAAAGCCATTACATGATAGCAGTAGTTATCAAACAGATAGATTGACTAAACCAGAAATCTCTAGGCCCACTACAGTAGCTTGCATACCAGTCCAGTTAGTATTTAGTAGATTACTAGAGAAGATTAATAGGCCTCCATTGAAAACAGCTAGTAATGCGGCTTTGCTGTATACTGGTGTGTAG
- the LOC114380462 gene encoding altered inheritance rate of mitochondria protein 25-like, with translation MKNWSKEGWRWLSKIDFHGNVASKVIVTRRFGSGVNGGKENEMDVHKLTREFLVKLWVDDRKMRNPRDRVKSFGGYGDPRWFSATSAVPRRPKRRAVLKQPPISQSVSDFFDPQSPEEAKVAPLLARSNLLITRDIEWANLVLGFEQENRYAIVDACYPQSPVGFIREQSNIIARQLLRLRRPFVAYITDALGNELFRVRRPFWWITSSIYAEIDGKEVGVVHRRWHLWRRIYDLYLGNKQFAVVENPGLWNWTFTLKDINGEVLAQIDRDWRGFGFEILTDAGQYVIRFGSSDPSSKIGLASAIEDLEVSRKLTLAERAVTVALAISLDNDYFSRHGGWGLPFFVAEE, from the exons ATGAAGAATTGGTCGAAGGAGGGTTGGAGGTGGCTATCTAAGATTGATTTTCACGGAAATGTTGCTTCGAAGGTGATCGTGACTCGCCGATTTGGAAGCGGCGTTAACGGTGGAAAGGAAAATGAAATGGATGTTCACAAGTTGACGAGGGAGTTCCTGGTAAAGCTTTGGGTTGATGATAGAAAAATGAGAAACCCTAGAGACAGAGTTAAATCATTCGGAGGTTATGGTGACCCCAGGTGGTTTTCCGCTACATCTGCTGTCCCCAGGAGACCTAAACGACGTGCCGTTTTGAAGCAGCCCCCTATTAGTCAATCTGTCTCTGACTTTTTTGATCCGCAGTCTCCCGAAGAG GCCAAGGTAGCACCGCTGCTTGCCAGGTCCAACTTGCTAATTACCAGAGATATCGAGTGGGCAAATCTTGTACTAGGCTTTGAACAG gaaaatcGATATGCCATTGTAGATGCTTGCTACCCTCAGTCG CCCGTAGGTTTTATTCGTGAACAGAGCAACATCATTGCCAGACAG TTGCTTCGTCTTAGGCGGCCATTTGTTGCATACATAACTGATGCCTTGGGGAACGAGCTCTTTAGG GTTCGCAGACCCTTTTGGTGGATAACAAGCTCAATTTATGCAGAAATTGATGGTAAG GAAGTTGGAGTAGTTCACAGGCGATGGCATCTTTGGAGGAGAATCTATGATTTGTACTTGGG GAATAAGCAATTTGCTGTGGTTGAGAATCCTGGCTTATGGAATTGGACATTCACATTGAAAGATATTAATGGTGAGGTACTTGCTCAAATAGATCGTGATTGGAGGGGTTTTGGCTTTGAG ATTTTGACTGATGCTGGTCAGTATGTGATTCGATTTGGGAGTTCTGATCCCAGCTCCAAGATTGGCCTTGCTAGTGCA ATTGAAGACCTGGAAGTCAGTCGCAAACTGACCCTTGCAGAGAGAGCTGTAACTGTAGCTCTTGCTATATCACTAGATAATGACTACTTCTCAAGACACGGGGGCTG GGGACTACCCTTCTTTGTTGCCGAAGAGTAA
- the LOC114378463 gene encoding uncharacterized protein LOC114378463, translating to MEKKVLILCCVVAFLGLLSAATSFGAEATRIKVSQVHFVAPNQCTYPRSPALPLGLTAALALMLSQIIINVGTGCVCCRKNSQIPDSNWKVALVCFVLSWLTFVIGFLLLLTGAALNDQRGEESVYFGYYYCYVVKPGVFTGGAILSLASAAFGILYYISLTERKNGSQYPYPNQGVIAMAQPQIPSQTSQEPVFVHEDTYVRRQFT from the exons atgGAGAAAAAGGTTCTGATATTGTGCTGTGTTGTGGCCTTCTTGGGGCTGTTGTCGGCTGCAACTAGCTTCGGTGCTGAAGCGACAAGGATTAAG GTTTCTCAGGTTCATTTTGTTGCACCAAACCAGTGCACATATCCTCGAAGTCCGGCTCTGCCTCTTGGTTTAACCGCAGCACTGGCTCTTATGCTATCTCAGATAATCATAAATGTTGGAACTGGGTGTGTTTGCTGCAGAAAAAATTCGCAAATCCCTGATTCCAATTGGAAGGTGGCACTGGTCTGCTTTGTTTTATCTTG GCTCACATTTGTAATTGGTTTTCTCCTATTGCTGACTGGCGCTGCACTGAATGATCAACGCGGTGAAGAGAGTGTATACTTTGGCTACTACTACTGCTATGTTGTGAAACCTGGAGTGTTCACGGGGGGTGCAATTTTATCCCTTGCAAGTGCTGCATTTGGCATTTTGTATTACATTTCCTTAACTGAAAGAAAGAATGGTAGCCAATACCCATATCCTAATCAAGGGGTCATAGCCATGGCACAACCGCAGATCCCATCTCAGACTAGTCAAGAACCTGTATTTGTGCATGAAGACACATACGTCAGACGACAGTTCACATGA
- the LOC114378046 gene encoding cyclin-B1-2-like, whose amino-acid sequence MEDASASKFIPHQIGGVQNDVLRFGLHGVKSDIVGSHPLQSSLQSTRRMDEAMKKQCKVNLYGTAFPLKEELDRQILSRFQRPPGPIPSSMLGLETVTGSVDHFGFEDCLNDPRESETFRPLDMHHGMEVRLGLSKGPVYPSII is encoded by the exons atggaggacgcatCAGCATCAAAGTTCATCCCACACCAAATCGGAGGGGTCCAAAACGACGTGCTTCGATTTGGTCTCCATGGAGTCAAGAGCGACATCGTTGGTTCCCACCCTCTTCAATCTTCACTCCAATCT ACAAGGAGAATGGATGAAGCGATGAAGAAGCAATGCAAAGTTAACCTGTACGGAACTGCTTTTCCCCTGAAGGAGGAGCTTGACAGGCAAATCCTGTCTAG GTTCCAGCGGCCTCCTGGACCAATTCCATCTTCAATGCTGGGTTTGGAGACTGTTACAGGAAGTGTTGATCACTTTGGTTTTGAGGATTGTCTAAATG ACCCCCGTGAGTCAGAGACTTTCCGGCCATTGGACATGCATCATGGGATGGAAGTTCGCCTTGGTCTGTCTAAGGGACCAGTGTACCCaagtattatataa
- the LOC114379614 gene encoding sulfite reductase [ferredoxin], chloroplastic-like: MTTSFGGPATTSAPLKDTKLQIPSFHCFSSASASALSRNALSLPSSTRSFSLIRAVSTPAQSETATVKRSKVEIFKEQSNFIRYPLNEDMLTDAPNIGEAATQLIKFHGSYQQYNREERGSRSYSFMIRTKNPCGKVSNQLYLTMDDLADQFGIGTLRLTTRQTFQLHGVLKKDLKTVMATIIRNMGSTLGACGDLNRNVLAPAAPLVRKDYLFAQQTAENIAALLAPQSGFYYDIWVDGEKFLTSEPPEVVQARNDNSHGTNFPDSPEPIYGTQFLPRKFKIAVTVPTDNSVDILTNDIGVVVVMDDDGEPQGFNIYVGGGMGRTHRLETTFPRLAEPLGYVPKEDILYAVKAIVVTQRENGRRDDRKYSRLKYLISSWGIEKFRGVVEQYYGKKFEPFRALPEWEFKSYLGWHEQGDGKFFYGLHVDNGRIGGKMKKTLREVIEKYNLNARITPNQNIILTDVRAAWKRPITTTLAQAGLLQPRFVDPLNITAMACPAFPLCPLAITEAERGIPNILKRIRAVFDKVGLKYSESVVVRITGCPNGCARPYMAELGLVGDGPNSYQIWLGGNHKQTSLARSFMDRVKLLDLEKVLEPLFYYWKQKRQSKESFGDFTNRMGFEKLKEYIEKWEGPVVAPSRHNLKLFADKETYEAMDELAKLQNKNAHQLAMEVIRNYVATNQNGKGE, encoded by the exons ATGACGACGTCGTTCGGAGGACCAGCCACCACCTCAGCGCCGCTCAAGGACACCAAGCTTCAGATCCCAAGCTTCCATTGCTTCAGCTCTGCTTCCGCCTCTGCTCTCTCGCGCAATGCCCTCTCCCTTCCTTCTTCCACGCGCTCTTTCTCCCTCATACGTGCTGTTTCCACG CCTGCGCAGTCCGAAACTGCCACTGTCAAGCGCAGCAAAGTCGAAATATTCAAAGAACAAAGCAATTTCATAAGATATCCTCTTAATGAGGACATGCTGACGGATGCCCCTAATATAGGTGAAGCCGCCACTCAGTTGATCAAGTTTCATGGTAGCTATCAACAGTACAATAGAGAGGAGCGTGGTTCCAGAAGCTACTCTTTCATGATTCGCACTAAGAACCCCTGCGGGAAGGTTTCCAACCAACTTTACCTCACCATGGATGATCTTGCTGATCAGTTTGGGATTGGGACGCTTCGCTTGACCACCAGGCAGACGTTTCAGCTCCATGGTGTTCTCAAGAAGGACCTTAAAACGGTGATGGCTACCATTATTAGAAACATGGGCTCCACTCTTGGTGCGTGCGGCGACCTAAACAGGAATGTGCTTGCTCCTGCTGCTCCCCTTGTGAGAAAAGATTACCTCTTTGCTCAACAAACTGCCGAGAACATTGCTGCGCTCCTCGCTCCTCAGTCTGGTTTCTACTATGACATCTGGGTCGATGGGGAAAAGTTTTTGACTTCAGAACCACCTGAAGTAGTTCAGGCACGAAATGACAATTCTCATGGTACAAACTTTCCAGATTCCCCCGAGCCTATCTATGGAACTCAGTTCTTGCCAAGGAAATTCAAAATTGCCGTTACTGTGCCAACTGATAACTCGGTGGATATTCTCACGAATGATattggtgttgttgttgttatggaTGATGATGGGGAGCCTCAAGGGTTCAACATATAT GTTGGTGGTGGAATGGGAAGAACTCATAGGTTAGAAACCACTTTTCCTCGCTTGGCCGAACCATTAGGTTATGTACCAAAGGAGGATATTTTGTATGCAGTGAAAGCCATTGTTGTTACACAACGAGAAAATGGGAGAAGAGATGACCGCAAGTATAGTAGATTGAAATATTTGATAAGCTCTTGGGGAATTGAAAAGTTTAGAGGCGTAGTTGAGCAATATTATGGcaagaaatttgaacctttCCGTGCATTGCCAGAATGGGAATTTAAAAGTTATCTTGGGTGGCATGAACAG GGCGATGGCAAGTTTTTTTATGGTCTTCATGTTGATAATGGTCGTATTGGTGGAAAGATGAAAAAGACATTGAGGGAGGTTATTGAGAAATATAATTTGAATGCAAGAATCACTCCAAATCAGAATATCATCTTGACTGATGTTCGTGCTGCATGGAAGCGTCCAATTACAACCACTCTTGCTCAAGCTGGTTTGCTG CAACCTAGATTTGTAGATCCCCTCAACATAACAGCAATGGCATGCCCTGCTTTCCCATTATGTCCTCTGGCAATTACTGAAGCTGAGCGTGGGATACCTAACATTCTTAAGCGGATTCGTGCTGTTTTTGATAAG GTTGGCCTGAAGTATAGTGAGTCTGTGGTTGTAAGGATAACTGGCTGCCCTAATGGTTGTGCTAGACCATACATGGCTGAGCTTGGACTAGTTGGTGATGGCCCAAATAGCTATCAG ATTTGGCTTGGAGGAAACCATAAACAAACATCATTAGCTCGAAGTTTCATGGACAGGGTGAAGCTTCTAGACCTTGAAAAAGTTTTGGAGCCTTTGTTTTATTATTGGAAGCAAAAGCGTCAATCTAAAGAATCATTTGGTGACTTCACAAACAGAATG GGATTTGAGAAGCTTAAAGAATATATTGAGAAATGGGAGGGTCCAGTGGTAGCACCATCACGCCACAACCTCAAGCTTTTTGCTGATAAGGAGACATATGAAGCAATGGATGAATTAGCAAAGCTTCAAAACAAGAATGCTCATCAGTTGGCCATGGAAGTTATCCGTAATTATGTTGCTACCAACCAAAATGGAAAGGGTGAATAA